In Fibrobacter sp. UWR2, a single window of DNA contains:
- a CDS encoding T9SS type A sorting domain-containing protein, whose product MNKRSTLGILACAATAAIAAGNVSSGLYWNGAIDTDGRVNTGSNDLTSGYWYNYSDDNDGGTSRLVFPADVEANTYGNFFGPLIEAYSGIKAHVSLGDGYDYPYAGLGFNIWSENQEGVDISSWGGIVIGYESSLGFNTIISVEDEKSVTGYDNYRARAPKAPSGNQLVLPWSEFKQQGWGTPADLNYVLTRANAIRLQFEGTAGTSGDFRITSIRSIEGTPGTQIVPPDTGVVPPVIPPVIPPVSQFASDTLYWDGSVDMDGRVNTGSDDLTAGYWYEYTDENDAGTSKFIYPSDVEENEYGNFFGPLVEAYGGVKAHVSLGDGYDYPYAGVGFNIWSENQEGVDVTSWGGIVLEYESTSSFTLQIVTDNEKDLGYDNFKVYVPKSTTVREIEFPWSAFKQSGWGEEFDRDSALARIAAVRIQFEGTAGMQADFRITKIRSITSGSGTVVPPTPIVTELVSNSIFWDGAQDDIGRVSTGSDELTSGYWYQETDEDVHGRSKFVWPANVHEDEYGNFFGPLVKAYNGVKGRVKLKNGARHPYASLGFNIWSEEQEGVDVSAWGGLVIEYESTIDFSVELVTDDNKKAPYYGTYVASAPKSRHHVRQLVIPWSKFKRSTGWGLAVNKTSALKHIAAIKFKFEGHAGTVGDFRITKIRSINNGYAVAINKPEAVEVAAVEPVSRPAADAKVILSDRTLSFEGVTSGKAQVVNLRGQVVKSFDVGASADLSNLDAGAYMVRVVGQGVSMTKKIVLK is encoded by the coding sequence ATGAACAAACGAAGTACTCTCGGCATATTAGCCTGTGCAGCGACCGCTGCAATTGCCGCAGGGAATGTATCCAGTGGTCTTTATTGGAATGGCGCAATCGATACTGATGGTCGTGTCAATACGGGGTCAAATGACTTGACATCCGGTTATTGGTATAACTACAGCGATGACAATGATGGTGGTACATCTAGATTGGTTTTCCCGGCAGATGTCGAAGCGAATACCTATGGTAATTTCTTCGGGCCGCTTATCGAAGCCTATAGTGGCATCAAGGCGCACGTTTCGCTCGGTGACGGCTACGATTATCCGTACGCTGGTCTCGGCTTTAACATCTGGAGTGAAAACCAGGAAGGTGTAGATATCTCTTCTTGGGGTGGCATCGTAATCGGGTATGAATCTAGCCTTGGTTTTAACACCATAATCAGTGTTGAAGACGAAAAGAGCGTGACTGGCTACGATAATTACAGGGCGCGCGCACCCAAGGCTCCGAGCGGCAATCAACTGGTACTGCCGTGGTCGGAATTCAAGCAGCAAGGCTGGGGTACTCCGGCTGACCTGAATTATGTCCTTACTCGTGCTAACGCTATTAGACTGCAGTTCGAAGGCACTGCAGGTACGAGCGGTGACTTCCGTATAACCAGCATCAGGTCTATCGAGGGTACTCCCGGTACCCAGATTGTGCCGCCCGATACAGGGGTCGTTCCTCCTGTTATCCCGCCGGTCATTCCGCCTGTATCGCAGTTTGCTTCCGATACGCTCTACTGGGATGGATCCGTGGATATGGACGGCCGTGTCAATACGGGGTCGGATGATTTGACTGCCGGTTACTGGTACGAGTATACCGATGAAAATGATGCTGGCACATCCAAATTCATATACCCGTCGGATGTCGAAGAAAATGAATACGGTAATTTCTTTGGCCCGCTGGTTGAGGCTTATGGTGGCGTCAAGGCTCATGTTTCGCTCGGTGATGGTTACGACTATCCGTATGCCGGTGTCGGATTCAATATCTGGAGCGAAAACCAGGAAGGCGTAGATGTCACCTCTTGGGGCGGCATCGTACTAGAATACGAGTCTACGAGCTCCTTTACGCTGCAAATTGTGACCGACAACGAAAAGGATCTGGGGTACGACAATTTCAAGGTGTATGTTCCCAAGTCCACTACCGTTCGTGAAATTGAATTCCCCTGGTCGGCGTTCAAGCAGAGTGGTTGGGGTGAGGAATTCGATAGGGATTCTGCCCTTGCACGTATTGCCGCTGTCCGCATTCAGTTTGAAGGCACTGCCGGTATGCAGGCTGATTTCCGTATAACCAAGATCAGGTCGATTACGAGCGGCTCTGGCACGGTTGTTCCGCCCACTCCGATTGTAACGGAACTTGTATCCAACTCGATCTTCTGGGATGGTGCACAGGACGATATCGGCAGGGTCAGCACGGGTTCGGATGAACTGACTTCCGGTTACTGGTACCAGGAAACCGACGAAGACGTGCATGGTCGTTCCAAGTTCGTATGGCCGGCTAATGTCCATGAAGACGAGTACGGTAACTTCTTCGGCCCGCTCGTCAAGGCTTATAACGGTGTCAAGGGCCGTGTGAAGCTGAAAAATGGTGCTCGCCATCCGTATGCAAGCCTTGGCTTCAACATCTGGAGCGAAGAGCAGGAAGGCGTTGATGTCTCTGCCTGGGGCGGCCTCGTCATTGAATACGAATCCACTATCGACTTCTCTGTAGAACTCGTGACTGACGACAACAAGAAGGCTCCCTACTACGGTACCTACGTGGCGTCTGCACCCAAGTCCCGCCACCATGTCCGCCAGCTGGTGATTCCTTGGTCGAAGTTCAAGCGTTCTACGGGTTGGGGCCTCGCTGTTAACAAGACTTCTGCCCTTAAGCACATTGCAGCAATCAAGTTCAAGTTCGAAGGCCATGCCGGTACTGTCGGTGACTTCCGCATAACCAAGATCAGGTCGATCAACAACGGCTATGCAGTTGCCATTAACAAGCCTGAAGCGGTCGAAGTTGCTGCCGTGGAACCGGTGAGCCGTCCGGCGGCAGATGCGAAGGTGATCCTCTCCGATCGTACGCTCTCGTTCGAGGGAGTCACTTCCGGCAAGGCCCAGGTGGTCAACCTCCGCGGCCAGGTCGTGAAATCCTTCGACGTCGGCGCTTCGGCGGACCTCTCGAATCTCGATGCCGGTGCCTACATGGTCCGCGTTGTAGGTCAAGGGGTTTCGATGACAAAGAAGATTGTGCTGAAATAA